One window of Nymphaea colorata isolate Beijing-Zhang1983 chromosome 1, ASM883128v2, whole genome shotgun sequence genomic DNA carries:
- the LOC116245891 gene encoding uncharacterized protein LOC116245891 yields the protein MSYLFPASTFLPLREARTFHSNVPKFGSNTFPIQRHQDSLVPFPSSSSPARRVSLEAPFCPLVARAEGNQATLTSSAPPTSPPSPSAAADSPAELVRRFYDGINGRNLESVEELIADNCVYEDLIFPRPFVGRKAILEFFKKFTDSISADLQFVIDDISGDDSSAVGVTWHLEWKGRSFPFSKGCSFYRCEVSNGKRKIIYGRDSVEPALKPGELALGAIRGVTLLLQQFPQLADRL from the exons atgAGCTATCTTTTCCCTGCGTCTACCTTCCTTCCTCTACGGGAGGCACGAACCTTCCACAGCAATGTCCccaaatttggatcaaacacCTTCCCCATCCAACGGCACCAAGATTCCCTGGTTCCCTTcccatcctcctcctctcccGCCCGCCGCGTTTCCCTCGAGGCCCCCTTCTGCCCGCTGGTGGCGAGGGCAGAGGGTAACCAGGCGACGTTAACTTCGTCTGCGCCGCCGACCTCACCTCCATCTCCCTCCGCGGCCGCCGATTCCCCGGCGGAGCTGGTGAGGCGATTCTACGACGGAATCAATGGCCGCAACCTGGAATCCGTGGAGGAGCTCATTGCCGACAACTGCGTCTACGAGGACCTCATCTTCCCTCGTCCCTTCGTTGGCCGCAAG GCGATACTTGAATTCTTCAAGAAGTTTACAGATTCTATCAGTGCAGACTTGCAGTTTGTGATAGACGACATAAGTGGCGACGATTCTTCAGCTGTCGGGGTCACATGGCACCTTG AATGGAAGGGGAGATCCTTCCCTTTTAGCAAGGGCTGCAGCTTTTATCGATGCGAAGTGAGCAATGGCAAGAGGAAGATCAT TTATGGAAGAGATAGTGTGGAACCTGCTCTGAAACCTGGAGAGCTGGCCCTG GGTGCCATCAGAGGAGTAACTCTGCTTCTTCAGCAATTTCCTCAACTTGCCGACCGCTTATAG